The genomic segment AGGAAAAAGCTGCTGGTTCTAAAGAAGAAAAAGAATCTATCCAAAAGCAAATTGATTATTATCAAACTTATGTAGATGCAGATGAAAAACCTGCAGCAAGTAATGCCACTGGGATTTCGAGCGCAAACTTCTTCGGTTCGTTAGGAGATTCAGCGGCTGTTGCAACTATGCTCGTCGTTATCGTAGCCAGTATGATTGTCGCGACAGAGTTCTCTGCTGGAACAATTAAATTATTACTGACTCGTCCCTATTCAAGAAGTCAGATTTTATTCTCTAAATATATTGTTTGTATTTTGTATAGTGCAATTAGCTCTATCACACTTTTCCTAGCAAGTTTTATTTTCTCGTTTATCTTACCAAAACAATCCATTTTCATGCCACTAGCACCTGAAACTGGTGCGATGACGGCTTGGGATCACGCACTTACTTTACTTGGCACGAACTTTTTATTGATGATTGTATACGCAACTATCGCGTTCTTCTTCTCCTCTGTTGTTCGTTCACAAGCTCTTGCAGTCGGTGTTGGTGTTGGGATTCTATTCTCTGGTGGAATTATTCGCCAATTACTTCCCATTGCAATTGAAAAATACGAATGGATGAAATGGATTATCTTTAACTTACTTAGTCTTAATGACACAGTTGGTGGTAATCAAATCGCTGGTAACTTAGCAGACTGGCAAATTATCGCCGGGCTGGGTGTTTATACTGCGATTATCCTATTCTTCACCTTCTTCCTCTTCAAAAAACGAGATGTAGCATTAAGTTAAAACAAAAGTGGTTGTCCGCAA from the Listeria seeligeri serovar 1/2b str. SLCC3954 genome contains:
- a CDS encoding ABC transporter permease, giving the protein MISLVKNEFHKLFARKSSWIMQIVLFLAVLALALLMFFVSRIDTSGVDGADTNNAGITAYYDNKGNPVSEEDYWNSVDADGNPTYKSETLSLTDSVAYLKAQEKAAGSKEEKESIQKQIDYYQTYVDADEKPAASNATGISSANFFGSLGDSAAVATMLVVIVASMIVATEFSAGTIKLLLTRPYSRSQILFSKYIVCILYSAISSITLFLASFIFSFILPKQSIFMPLAPETGAMTAWDHALTLLGTNFLLMIVYATIAFFFSSVVRSQALAVGVGVGILFSGGIIRQLLPIAIEKYEWMKWIIFNLLSLNDTVGGNQIAGNLADWQIIAGLGVYTAIILFFTFFLFKKRDVALS